Proteins from a genomic interval of Mycobacterium conspicuum:
- a CDS encoding MMPL family transporter yields the protein MAMMGLAIGIDYSLLIVRRYREELSAGMVPRQAIVRTLETAGRTALFRA from the coding sequence GTGGCGATGATGGGCCTTGCGATCGGGATCGACTACTCGTTGCTGATCGTGCGGCGCTACCGTGAGGAACTGTCCGCCGGCATGGTCCCGCGGCAGGCCATCGTGCGAACACTCGAGACAGCGGGTCGCACGGCGCTCTTTCGGGCATGA
- a CDS encoding spirocyclase AveC family protein → MTTERTSKPASPPDIEPIRWSASGIWKWVWLALGVATVVAVGWNARNHPDARIANPAVTGTPRPWEPLLGYQHWIPVLQIFTVIAVVGLIVAGVWGWRRYGPHPYILMSLVTTIIVWQDPLMNWAPYAVYDPRLWHWPESWPWVSLAPTVEPFVVFGYVMFQFGPYFPGVWALRKIQARRGTDTFVWRHPLLSLGVLIFIFGFIIDMILEVTMIHTGLYMYSQVIPFGSIFVGTPVQFPLLWESSLVTLVMIPAGILVYRDDTGRTVSEKLAQRARIFTGRPALGSFIVMLIIVNVFYLVYGLAFASFKWTRIATSVACPWPYPEAKVYDPQGFYEQNGQQGPYSVGIASTWMMAQPHGRPHVTLGSISDRCASNKQ, encoded by the coding sequence ATGACCACAGAACGAACCTCCAAGCCGGCGAGCCCACCCGACATCGAGCCGATCCGCTGGTCGGCCAGCGGGATCTGGAAGTGGGTGTGGCTCGCGCTCGGTGTCGCCACGGTGGTGGCTGTCGGGTGGAACGCGCGCAATCATCCCGATGCGCGGATCGCAAACCCCGCGGTCACGGGTACGCCACGGCCTTGGGAGCCGCTCCTCGGCTACCAGCACTGGATTCCCGTCCTGCAGATCTTCACCGTCATCGCCGTCGTGGGCCTCATCGTGGCAGGCGTATGGGGCTGGCGACGCTACGGGCCGCACCCCTACATCCTGATGAGCCTGGTGACCACGATCATCGTCTGGCAGGACCCGCTGATGAACTGGGCGCCCTACGCCGTGTACGACCCGCGGCTATGGCACTGGCCCGAATCCTGGCCATGGGTCTCGCTGGCGCCGACCGTCGAACCGTTCGTCGTCTTCGGCTACGTCATGTTCCAGTTCGGACCGTACTTCCCGGGAGTCTGGGCGCTGCGCAAAATTCAGGCCCGGCGGGGCACTGACACCTTCGTGTGGCGCCACCCCCTGCTGAGCCTGGGGGTACTGATCTTCATCTTCGGGTTCATCATCGACATGATTCTTGAGGTCACGATGATCCACACCGGGCTCTACATGTACTCCCAGGTGATTCCCTTTGGGTCGATCTTTGTGGGCACTCCCGTTCAATTCCCCTTGTTGTGGGAATCCTCATTGGTGACGCTGGTGATGATTCCTGCCGGGATACTGGTCTATCGGGACGACACCGGCCGCACGGTGTCGGAGAAACTGGCCCAACGTGCCCGCATCTTTACGGGCCGACCGGCGCTGGGCTCGTTCATCGTGATGCTCATCATCGTCAATGTGTTCTATTTGGTGTACGGGCTGGCGTTCGCCTCGTTCAAATGGACACGGATCGCGACATCTGTCGCGTGCCCCTGGCCCTACCCGGAAGCCAAAGTCTATGACCCGCAGGGCTTTTACGAGCAAAACGGTCAGCAAGGCCCGTACTCGGTGGGTATTGCCTCGACGTGGATGATGGCCCAACCGCACGGACGTCCCCACGTGACGCTCGGATCCATCAGTGACCGGTGCGCTTCGAACAAGCAGTGA
- a CDS encoding spirocyclase AveC family protein, translating to MITEQTAAPSRTPERVAARSPRGRIAAWLLAVLGVALVIAVAWNARDYPDARVGNPEVSGAPRPVEPLLGYDHWLGLFQIFAVVLVAGLFALFLWGWRGYGPHPYVLMGVVTTFIAWQDPIMNWAPYAVYNPRLWHFPESWPLVSISPTIEPFVVLGYALFQFGPYFPAVWILRKLQVRRPADAFVWRRPLISLAALIFVCGFLIDMLLEVFLVRTGFYIYSQVIPFGSIFVGTAYQFPLLWESSLVTLVMIPAGILVYRDDTGRTVSEKLAQRAGILAGRPVLASFLVMLVIINVSYLVYGVTFTALKWSRLASSVACPWPYPDTKVFDPQGFYEQNGQKGPYSVGIMSTWGNGQPHGRPNAQRGFESDRCAQGANR from the coding sequence GTGATCACCGAGCAAACCGCAGCACCTTCGCGGACACCAGAGCGCGTCGCTGCACGGTCCCCAAGGGGCAGGATCGCAGCCTGGTTGCTCGCGGTGCTCGGCGTCGCGTTGGTCATCGCCGTCGCGTGGAACGCGCGCGACTATCCCGATGCGCGGGTTGGTAATCCGGAGGTCTCCGGCGCGCCGCGCCCCGTCGAGCCGCTGTTGGGCTATGACCACTGGCTGGGGCTGTTCCAGATCTTCGCGGTCGTGTTGGTCGCCGGCCTTTTTGCGCTATTCCTGTGGGGATGGCGAGGCTATGGGCCGCACCCCTACGTCTTGATGGGTGTGGTGACCACCTTCATCGCCTGGCAAGACCCGATCATGAACTGGGCGCCCTACGCGGTGTACAACCCCAGGTTGTGGCATTTCCCCGAGTCATGGCCGCTGGTTTCGATATCGCCGACCATCGAGCCCTTCGTCGTCCTGGGTTATGCGTTGTTTCAGTTTGGCCCGTATTTTCCTGCCGTCTGGATTCTGCGCAAACTTCAGGTCCGGCGCCCGGCTGACGCCTTCGTGTGGCGTCGCCCGCTGATCAGCCTCGCCGCGTTGATCTTCGTCTGCGGCTTCCTCATCGACATGCTGTTAGAGGTGTTCCTCGTGCGCACTGGGTTTTACATCTACTCCCAGGTGATCCCGTTCGGCTCCATCTTTGTGGGCACTGCCTACCAGTTCCCATTGCTGTGGGAGTCGTCGTTGGTGACGCTGGTCATGATCCCCGCTGGCATCCTGGTGTATCGCGACGACACCGGCCGCACGGTGTCAGAAAAACTGGCCCAGCGCGCCGGCATCCTCGCAGGGCGGCCGGTGCTCGCCTCGTTTCTGGTGATGCTGGTCATCATCAACGTTTCCTACCTGGTCTATGGAGTGACGTTCACCGCGCTGAAGTGGTCTCGGCTGGCCTCCTCGGTCGCTTGTCCGTGGCCGTACCCCGACACCAAAGTCTTTGACCCCCAGGGGTTTTACGAGCAGAACGGCCAGAAAGGTCCCTATTCAGTGGGGATTATGTCGACCTGGGGCAACGGCCAGCCCCACGGGCGCCCGAACGCGCAGCGCGGCTTCGAAAGTGACCGTTGTGCCCAGGGCGCCAACAGGTGA
- a CDS encoding TetR/AcrR family transcriptional regulator yields MSPPHSGPRLPADTCWARQCTARARILQAAESVIASAGPRASLADIAAAAGILAGSLYHHFSSKEELLFELVQGFRADIDGVAKAALDDTDHRQASPFPAGFYDFGSAIARCAARHPAALQMSFFEAASANPSLSRLLSARPTTLQYTMTQILAAGAANGLLRSGVAISALADRICQSLMHVGLDVIRHTAAAEDVAALLCRIMTTGLSSRPPTDDELDSSPAFAAAEKAIGSWGEDSHVEVTGKSAYIHAVAREQFGRRGYEATTMRDIIEATALGPARVYSVVGSKDRLFRAIIEAFGRKAGGGFAEVLASDATAVEKLDALSWVNINAIDRFPHEWKIQLAWLRQHPPNTPEPGLAFAQRLAELESLLREGIRSHDLQAHTSSLEMLARCVMGVLWIPENLVHRLGRRAALRLARDTVIRGIADRSLTPTRGPART; encoded by the coding sequence ATGTCACCACCGCATAGTGGTCCCCGCTTGCCGGCGGACACTTGTTGGGCCCGCCAGTGCACGGCACGTGCCAGGATCCTGCAGGCGGCCGAATCGGTGATCGCCTCGGCAGGCCCGCGCGCCTCGTTGGCTGACATCGCCGCAGCCGCCGGCATATTGGCGGGCAGCCTGTACCACCACTTCAGCAGCAAAGAAGAGTTGCTTTTCGAACTGGTCCAGGGTTTTCGCGCCGACATCGACGGCGTCGCAAAGGCGGCGCTCGATGACACCGACCACCGCCAGGCCAGCCCATTCCCCGCCGGGTTCTATGACTTCGGCTCAGCCATCGCGCGCTGTGCGGCGCGCCACCCGGCCGCATTGCAGATGTCATTCTTCGAGGCTGCCAGCGCCAACCCGTCACTGAGCCGGCTTCTGTCCGCGAGACCCACGACGCTGCAATACACGATGACCCAGATACTGGCGGCCGGCGCGGCCAACGGTCTGCTTCGATCAGGTGTCGCCATATCGGCGCTGGCCGATCGTATCTGCCAAAGCCTGATGCACGTCGGGCTCGACGTCATCCGCCACACCGCCGCCGCCGAGGATGTCGCCGCCCTGTTGTGCCGAATCATGACGACAGGGCTGAGCAGCCGGCCGCCTACAGATGACGAACTGGACTCCTCGCCCGCCTTCGCCGCCGCCGAAAAGGCTATCGGCTCGTGGGGTGAGGACAGCCATGTCGAGGTCACCGGCAAGTCCGCCTACATCCACGCCGTGGCGCGAGAACAATTCGGTCGCCGCGGATATGAGGCCACCACGATGCGCGACATCATCGAGGCCACCGCATTGGGTCCTGCCCGCGTGTACTCGGTGGTCGGCTCCAAAGACAGGTTGTTCAGAGCGATCATCGAGGCGTTCGGACGCAAGGCCGGCGGAGGTTTCGCCGAAGTCCTGGCCAGCGACGCCACCGCGGTCGAGAAGCTCGATGCGCTCAGTTGGGTCAACATCAACGCGATCGACCGCTTCCCCCACGAGTGGAAGATTCAGCTCGCGTGGCTGCGCCAGCACCCGCCGAACACACCAGAACCAGGCCTGGCCTTCGCCCAGCGACTGGCCGAACTGGAAAGCCTGCTGCGCGAGGGCATCCGGTCACACGACCTGCAGGCGCACACATCATCGCTAGAGATGCTGGCGCGCTGCGTCATGGGCGTCTTGTGGATACCCGAAAACCTCGTCCACCGCCTGGGTAGACGGGCGGCGCTGCGCCTGGCCCGCGACACCGTGATCCGTGGCATCGCCGACCGCAGCCTGACTCCGACGCGCGGCCCGGCACGGACATAG
- a CDS encoding SDR family NAD(P)-dependent oxidoreductase: protein MTGLRFDDRVVVVTGAGRGVGRSHALLLAAKGARVVVVDSGADIDGGGHSRAPAEAVAEEINASGGQAVACFASVADERAAADIIDTALQQFGRLDAIVNNAGIHDPAPFHDLTVDQFRTMIDVHYLGTVLVTRAAWPHFIRAGYGRVVNTVSEAMLGGIPELSSYGAAKGAVFGLTRNLATEGAAHGIKVNAIAPRAFTRMSASHSHALAEHLSIPTDVMDQINAAMPPELCAPAAVFLAHDSCPLTGEVLQIGMGSVARLAVVRGPGFARDALTAEDIADNLADVMNLHDASVTESAAPVL, encoded by the coding sequence GTGACCGGACTGCGCTTCGATGACCGGGTGGTCGTGGTCACCGGCGCGGGCCGGGGGGTCGGACGAAGCCACGCACTGCTGTTGGCCGCCAAGGGAGCACGCGTGGTCGTCGTCGATAGCGGCGCCGACATCGACGGCGGCGGTCACTCTCGGGCGCCCGCCGAAGCGGTCGCCGAGGAGATCAACGCCTCCGGCGGCCAAGCCGTCGCCTGTTTTGCCTCGGTCGCCGATGAACGCGCCGCCGCCGACATCATCGACACCGCGCTCCAACAGTTTGGGCGGCTGGACGCCATCGTCAACAACGCCGGCATCCACGATCCCGCCCCGTTCCACGACCTGACCGTCGACCAGTTTCGCACGATGATCGACGTCCACTATCTCGGCACCGTGCTCGTCACCCGCGCCGCCTGGCCGCACTTCATCCGCGCCGGATACGGCCGAGTGGTCAACACCGTTTCTGAAGCCATGCTCGGCGGTATCCCCGAATTGAGCAGTTACGGGGCAGCAAAGGGTGCAGTGTTTGGACTGACCCGCAACCTGGCCACCGAGGGAGCCGCGCACGGCATCAAGGTCAACGCCATCGCGCCGCGCGCGTTCACCCGCATGTCGGCCTCACACTCCCACGCCCTGGCCGAGCACCTGTCCATACCCACCGACGTCATGGACCAAATCAACGCCGCCATGCCGCCCGAATTATGCGCCCCGGCAGCGGTGTTCCTGGCTCACGACTCGTGCCCACTGACCGGTGAGGTTCTTCAGATTGGGATGGGCAGCGTCGCGCGCCTCGCCGTGGTGCGTGGACCCGGATTCGCCAGGGACGCGCTGACCGCCGAAGACATCGCCGACAACCTTGCCGACGTCATGAACCTCCACGACGCCTCGGTCACCGAATCCGCCGCACCCGTACTGTGA
- a CDS encoding cytochrome P450 — MNDFDSVDYFTDPELVPDPYGYFDHLRAKCPVTAEPHHQVMAVTGHQEALTVYKDNTFSACVSVAGPYAGVSFDTDTDDISALIAEKRDQIPMSEHIVTQDPPEHAYTRGLLSRLLTPKRLSENEEFMWRLADEQLDEFVSRGSCEFLEDYARPFSLLVIADLLGVPEDDHKMFRATLAANDEVPGALGDDAPAHNPLLWLDEKFAGYIVERRAQPRQDVLTELAQAKYPDGSTPEVMDVVHLATFLFSAGMETTTKLLSFALRILGERPDIQAVLREDRSRIPVFLEETLRMESPVKSHFRLARQSTTVGGVPIAAGTTMMLLPGACNRDPAKFDAPNEFRLDRPNVREHIAFGRGNHSCPGAPLARAEGRISLNRIFDRMADIRISEASHGPADTRHYGYEPTFILRGLTELHLEFTPQD; from the coding sequence GTGAACGACTTCGATTCGGTCGACTATTTCACCGACCCTGAGCTGGTGCCCGACCCCTACGGGTATTTCGACCATCTACGCGCCAAATGCCCGGTGACCGCCGAGCCGCACCATCAGGTGATGGCCGTCACCGGCCACCAAGAAGCCCTCACCGTCTATAAGGACAACACCTTTTCGGCGTGTGTGTCGGTGGCCGGCCCTTACGCCGGGGTGTCATTCGACACCGACACCGATGACATCAGCGCCCTGATCGCCGAGAAGCGTGACCAGATCCCGATGAGCGAGCACATCGTCACTCAAGACCCCCCCGAGCACGCCTACACCCGGGGGCTGTTGAGTCGGCTGCTGACCCCCAAGCGGTTGTCGGAGAACGAAGAGTTCATGTGGCGCTTGGCCGACGAGCAACTCGACGAGTTCGTGTCCCGGGGCAGCTGCGAGTTCCTGGAGGACTACGCGCGACCGTTCTCGCTGCTGGTGATCGCCGATCTGCTTGGTGTGCCCGAAGACGACCACAAGATGTTCCGTGCGACGCTGGCAGCCAACGACGAGGTCCCCGGCGCTCTCGGCGACGACGCGCCGGCGCACAACCCGCTGCTGTGGCTGGATGAGAAGTTCGCCGGCTACATCGTCGAGCGCCGCGCGCAGCCACGCCAGGACGTGCTGACTGAACTGGCGCAAGCCAAATACCCGGACGGGTCAACACCTGAGGTGATGGATGTCGTGCACCTGGCGACATTCCTGTTTTCTGCGGGCATGGAGACCACCACGAAACTTCTCAGCTTCGCGCTGCGCATCCTCGGGGAGCGCCCCGACATTCAGGCAGTGCTGCGCGAGGACCGCAGCCGCATCCCGGTATTCCTGGAAGAAACGCTGCGCATGGAAAGCCCGGTGAAAAGCCACTTCCGCCTGGCACGGCAATCGACCACGGTGGGCGGCGTGCCGATCGCGGCCGGCACCACCATGATGCTGCTCCCTGGAGCATGCAACCGTGACCCCGCAAAATTCGACGCACCCAACGAATTTCGGCTGGACCGCCCGAATGTGCGTGAACACATCGCCTTTGGCCGCGGCAACCACTCCTGCCCAGGGGCACCGCTCGCACGCGCCGAAGGCCGCATCTCACTGAACCGCATCTTTGACCGGATGGCCGACATCCGCATCAGCGAGGCCTCTCACGGCCCCGCCGACACCCGCCACTACGGGTATGAACCCACCTTCATCCTGCGCGGTCTCACCGAGCTGCACTTAGAGTTCACCCCGCAGGACTGA
- a CDS encoding alpha/beta fold hydrolase produces the protein MSGGVQGMVEEYRHYFGSWGFDLPEIQQPVTIWQGEEDTLVPMKHARRLASLLPNSTLRAVPATGHLLPVVMAKEILDDLGPRPRN, from the coding sequence ATGAGCGGCGGCGTACAGGGAATGGTCGAAGAGTACCGTCACTACTTCGGCTCATGGGGTTTCGACCTCCCCGAGATCCAGCAGCCGGTCACCATCTGGCAAGGGGAAGAGGACACCTTGGTGCCGATGAAACATGCACGTCGTTTGGCTAGCCTGTTGCCCAACAGCACGCTGAGGGCGGTTCCCGCGACCGGTCACCTGCTCCCCGTTGTCATGGCCAAAGAGATTCTCGACGATCTCGGGCCAAGGCCGCGCAACTAG
- a CDS encoding MMPL family transporter encodes MSCSAGASGGGALSADGSVIMATVLLKGDVGERQKASASLNEHLAKDMPAGINAAMAGNSPLMGDLTEVDGHDMMTAEMVSLPLAFIVLLLAQRSVLAAMMPMVLGMCAVGSLSACCRFGVPHGLERIRRVVGGDDGPCDRDRLLVADRAALP; translated from the coding sequence ATGTCCTGCTCCGCGGGCGCTTCCGGGGGAGGCGCGCTTTCTGCCGATGGCAGCGTCATTATGGCAACCGTCTTGCTCAAGGGCGATGTTGGTGAACGCCAGAAGGCGTCGGCGTCGCTCAACGAGCACTTGGCGAAAGACATGCCCGCTGGAATCAACGCCGCGATGGCCGGCAACAGTCCGCTGATGGGCGACCTCACCGAAGTCGACGGACACGACATGATGACCGCCGAGATGGTCAGTCTGCCATTGGCGTTCATCGTGCTGCTGCTCGCGCAGCGGTCCGTGCTGGCCGCGATGATGCCGATGGTGCTCGGAATGTGCGCTGTGGGGTCACTCTCGGCTTGTTGTCGCTTCGGTGTCCCTCATGGACTGGAACGTATTCGTCGAGTCGTTGGTGGCGATGATGGGCCTTGCGATCGGGATCGACTACTCGTTGCTGATCGTGCGGCGCTACCGTGA
- a CDS encoding nitric oxide reductase activation protein NorD, giving the protein MTPDRPATPLPQLEMLASALSGQPVAVAATEPGQPCWTDMRTIFVDPNSPPTARLTAITVQACLIAADSLQPAITRTLSTHRAAVRRYLAIEGHRALAANQMWLPPAVRTLIDGDLASRTHSPAASLDIALSRQPIPDPPADFGVLRPRKVVVDKRADHGPGPAGEHTPRRQQDKELQELADDDIADDQEMQDPFTSPVGGGGVLGKLLARMLSVVRQLSGGGQPGADTPTHRTRAGATGSTAVVSNARSATETDDPFAPHGATYPEWNMRERRYRPQWCTVHEIEPPNTGAAAHIARDIGLRKPLARLGVGLQRWRRQAQGDDIDIDAAVEAQVETRAEAPSGEEVYLDTLRRRRDLGVLVLLDVSGSTAEPGTHGQTVHQQQRTTAAAITVALHDLGDRVALYAFASQGRSMVEVTPVKRFDDHLDTRTMQRLQAITPGAFSRLGAAIRHGAAVVEKHAGTPRRLLVVISDGLAYDHGYERDYGAADARRALAEARRRGTGCLCLTIGASTDVAALRHVFGSTAHATVARPEDLKGVVGPLFRSALRSAEARRRLINATRPVQHVTSTERTQSA; this is encoded by the coding sequence ATGACACCCGATCGCCCCGCCACACCCTTGCCACAGCTAGAGATGCTGGCCTCAGCGCTGTCAGGGCAACCGGTTGCCGTCGCCGCGACAGAGCCCGGTCAGCCGTGCTGGACCGACATGCGCACGATTTTCGTCGACCCAAACAGCCCGCCCACAGCTCGACTCACCGCGATCACCGTTCAAGCCTGTCTGATCGCGGCCGACAGCCTCCAACCCGCGATCACCCGCACATTGAGCACACATCGCGCGGCGGTGCGCCGCTACCTGGCCATTGAAGGTCACCGCGCGCTGGCCGCCAACCAGATGTGGCTGCCGCCGGCAGTGCGCACGCTCATCGACGGCGACCTCGCCTCGCGCACTCACTCGCCGGCCGCCTCACTCGACATCGCGTTAAGTCGCCAACCCATACCCGACCCGCCCGCCGATTTCGGCGTCCTACGTCCCCGCAAGGTCGTCGTCGACAAACGCGCCGACCACGGGCCCGGCCCGGCCGGCGAGCACACCCCACGACGACAACAGGACAAAGAACTCCAGGAACTGGCCGACGACGACATCGCCGACGACCAGGAAATGCAAGACCCGTTCACCAGCCCGGTCGGCGGTGGCGGCGTGCTGGGCAAACTGCTGGCACGCATGCTCAGCGTGGTGCGCCAGCTGTCCGGAGGCGGCCAACCAGGCGCTGACACACCGACGCATCGCACCCGGGCCGGCGCGACGGGCAGCACTGCAGTGGTTTCCAACGCACGATCGGCAACCGAGACTGACGATCCCTTCGCCCCGCACGGCGCGACATATCCCGAATGGAACATGCGCGAGCGCCGCTACCGCCCGCAGTGGTGCACGGTGCACGAGATCGAGCCCCCGAATACCGGTGCGGCCGCGCACATCGCACGCGATATCGGGCTGCGTAAGCCGCTGGCACGCCTCGGGGTCGGGCTGCAACGGTGGCGCCGCCAGGCCCAAGGCGACGACATCGACATCGACGCGGCGGTGGAAGCCCAAGTGGAAACACGGGCCGAAGCGCCCTCGGGCGAGGAGGTCTACCTCGATACCCTGCGGCGCCGACGCGATCTGGGGGTGTTGGTTTTGCTCGACGTCTCTGGATCCACCGCCGAACCGGGAACGCACGGTCAGACCGTACATCAACAGCAGCGCACTACCGCAGCAGCGATCACCGTGGCGCTGCACGACCTCGGTGACCGAGTCGCGTTGTATGCGTTCGCCTCTCAAGGTCGATCCATGGTTGAGGTGACACCGGTGAAACGCTTCGACGATCACCTCGACACCCGCACCATGCAACGGCTGCAGGCCATCACTCCCGGCGCCTTCTCGCGGCTGGGCGCCGCGATCCGTCACGGCGCAGCGGTGGTAGAAAAACACGCCGGCACGCCGCGCCGACTGCTCGTGGTGATCTCTGACGGCCTGGCCTACGACCACGGATACGAACGCGACTACGGTGCCGCCGACGCTCGCCGCGCGCTGGCCGAGGCTCGCCGCCGCGGCACTGGCTGTCTGTGTCTGACCATCGGCGCCAGCACCGACGTCGCGGCGCTGCGCCACGTCTTCGGCAGCACCGCCCACGCCACCGTTGCACGCCCCGAGGATCTCAAAGGTGTTGTCGGACCCCTGTTTCGGTCCGCGCTTCGCTCGGCAGAAGCGCGCCGCCGCCTGATTAATGCCAC
- a CDS encoding cytochrome P450, which translates to MSSETSDLSSGGDMPVMPVPRTAQCPLEPPAAFTTWRQEPGLRRATWQGQPHWVVSRYHDIREALVDQRLSADTIDWSRMPAGRENTPVMFARTDDPEHHRLRRMMTSQFTFRRSESRRQQIQQLVDECLDTMIATGPPSDLVREFALPVPSLVIALLLGVPEEDLDFFQRNTAITLDSSVSDEQRSQAFAAMYLYIHELTQRKQREPGDDLISRLVTDYVMTGQLDRDTTAMTGVIMMQAGHETTANMIALGTLALLDRPEVFHRLGQTDDHSLVANIVEELMRYLTIVQSQVDRVATQDLVIGGQLVRAGERLLMNLPAGNWDDTFASDPDQFDVERKTRGHLGFGYGVHQCIGQNLARVEMQVAFASLARRLPSLQLAVPSADLTFKAESGIYGMNELPVTW; encoded by the coding sequence ATGTCTTCGGAAACCTCAGATCTCTCCTCCGGCGGCGATATGCCAGTGATGCCGGTCCCCCGCACAGCCCAGTGTCCGCTTGAGCCGCCTGCGGCATTCACGACCTGGCGCCAGGAGCCGGGTCTGCGACGTGCGACATGGCAAGGCCAACCACACTGGGTGGTGAGTCGCTACCACGACATCCGAGAAGCGCTAGTCGATCAACGACTTTCGGCCGATACGATCGATTGGTCCCGCATGCCTGCGGGCCGCGAAAATACACCCGTCATGTTTGCGCGAACCGACGACCCCGAACATCATCGGCTCCGACGGATGATGACCAGTCAATTCACCTTCAGGCGCAGCGAATCGCGTCGGCAACAAATCCAACAGCTGGTCGATGAATGCCTGGATACGATGATTGCCACCGGGCCACCATCGGATCTGGTGCGCGAATTCGCTTTGCCCGTACCGTCTTTGGTGATCGCTTTGCTGCTGGGCGTCCCGGAGGAAGATCTCGATTTTTTTCAGCGCAACACCGCGATCACCTTGGACTCAAGTGTGAGCGACGAGCAGCGTTCGCAGGCATTTGCGGCAATGTACCTTTACATTCACGAGTTGACACAGCGAAAGCAACGCGAGCCCGGCGACGACCTGATCAGCCGCCTGGTCACCGATTACGTAATGACCGGCCAACTCGATCGAGACACCACAGCCATGACGGGCGTGATCATGATGCAGGCGGGTCACGAAACCACGGCGAATATGATCGCGTTGGGTACCCTTGCGCTGCTGGATCGGCCAGAGGTGTTTCATCGACTGGGCCAAACCGACGATCACTCTTTGGTTGCCAACATCGTTGAAGAGCTGATGCGGTATCTCACCATCGTGCAGAGTCAAGTCGACCGGGTGGCTACCCAAGACCTCGTAATCGGTGGCCAACTCGTGCGTGCGGGAGAAAGGCTGTTGATGAACCTGCCGGCCGGCAACTGGGATGATACTTTCGCCAGCGATCCCGATCAGTTCGATGTCGAGCGAAAGACGCGGGGACACCTCGGTTTTGGCTACGGAGTTCATCAATGCATCGGGCAGAACCTTGCGCGAGTCGAAATGCAGGTAGCGTTTGCGTCACTGGCAAGGCGCCTGCCCAGCTTGCAATTAGCCGTACCGTCAGCCGATCTCACGTTCAAAGCCGAGTCCGGCATCTACGGTATGAATGAGCTGCCCGTCACGTGGTAA